Within the Thermanaeromonas toyohensis ToBE genome, the region TAGGAATAAGAATAGAAAAACCACCTTAGCTTCAAGGTGGTTGAGCCCTAGGCTCTATTGACATACTCCCTCAAGATTGTTAATGTAAAAGTTGGCATTATAAGCCGGCGGTCGCAGCCACCCGCCTTAAAAAAACAAGGAGTGAATTTCTTGCGCTACAAACTTTTTCCCTTCGTAATGGTAGCCTTCGTAGTGGTATTGCTCCTCTCTAATACCGTAGCCGTCAAAGTAGCAAAATTTGGCCCCTTCTATTTTGACGGTGCAGTAGTCTTATTCCCCCTTTCGTATATCTTCGGCGATATTTTAACGGAGGTTTATGGTTACAAGCGCAGCCGGGTTGTCGTGTGGACAGGATTTATAGCCTGCTTGTTTATGTCCTTTGTTTACTGGCTGGTAGGGATACTGCCTGCAGCGCCCCACTGGTCGGGTCAGGAAGCTTACCAGCGCATACTGGGACAAACGCCACGGATAGTGGTCGCTAGCCTCTTAGCCTTTTTCTGCGGCGAATTCACTAATTCCTATATCCTGGCCAAACTAAAAATCTTAACTAGAGGCCGGTGGCTATGGACCCGTACTATCGGTTCTACGGTGGTTGGTCAGCTAGTAGACACATCTTTATTTATCACTATTGCCTTTATGGGTATTTTGCCAGGAGCCGTATTAATACGCATGATAATGAACAACTATATATTTAAGACCACCTACGAAGCCCTGGCCACTCCGTTGACCTATGCTATTACCGCCTGGCTTAAAAAGGTGGAAGAAGAGGATTACTACGACTATGACACCAACTTCAATCCCTTTGTGGTAAGCAGGGAGGATCTGGTATGATGGAGTTCGAAGCCTTAGGGAAACCCGTACGTGAACCCCGTAAAAAATTAGAAGTTTTCCCCAAGCCGCCCCACGTGGAAATTGTTACTCTAGAAACTGACGAGGTAACAAGCCTCTGCCCAGTAACTGGACAACCGGACTTTGAAACAGTAATAGTAGAATATGCCCCCGATAAGTACTGCATTGAATCTAAAAGCTTCAAGCTTTACTTATGGAGCTTCCGGGAGGAAGGCATCTTTTGCGAGTCTCTGGCCGATACCATAGCTAAGGACATCTATGAGGCCTGCCAACCCCACTGGTGCAAGGTAACTGTGATTCAAAAACCCCGGGGCGGGATAAAAATAACTGCTTCTGCCCTGTATGGTGAACGTAAGTAGTAGATGGTAGTACGCGTGGGGCTTTCAGGGCAGAAGCAGCAAAGCTTACACGCTGTTTGAGGAGAACCTACAACTCATGGCCGACCCGCATGGCTTCAAATACAGCCTGGGTTATCCTCCTGGGACTTACAGCATCGCCAATAACATAGTAGTCTATGCCGGAACCTTCCATCTCATGGGCCAGAGTATCGTTAGCCCGGGATCCAACGGCCAGCACCACTGTATCAAACCCGGTTAAGCTTTCTTCCTGGCCGTTACGCTTATAGGTCACCCGGTCACCGTGAATAGCTGTAAGTTCGGCCTCAGTAATTATTTGTACCTCTTGTTTCTCAAGGCGCTTAAGGAGCAGCGGCGCCACCAGAGGGCCGCTGTCGCCAGCCACTTTAGGCAACATTTCCAAGATAGTCACTTTATGCCCCTTCTCGGCCAGATACTCAGCCGTCTCACAACCTACCAGCCCGCCGCCTATCACCACTACCTTTTTCCCTACCTGTGCTTTTCCCCGCAGTACATCCCAGGAGGTTACTACCTTCTCACCTTCACCGCCAGGGATGTCCGGGATAGCCGGCCGGGCACCGGTAGCCAGTACCACTACATCGGGCTTCTCCTGGCGTATGGCTTCCAGGGTAGCCTCTTTATTAAGCTGCACATTGATTTTAAGCCTCTCCATCTGCCCCACTAAATAATCTCTGAAAGTAGCAATTTCGCCTTTCTGGGGTGGGGCATAAGCCAGGGGTAATTGACCCCCTAGCTCACTCTCTTTCTCCCAGAGGGTTACCTGGTGCCCCCGCAGGGCCGCTACCCGAGCTACTTCCATACCAGCCGGCCCGCCACCCACGACCAACACCTTCCGGGAGCGCTTTACCTTATCCAAAGGAAATTCTCGCTCGAAACCTGTGCGTGCGTTTACTGTACAGCCGATGGCGTGGTCCAGGAAAAGCTCGTCGATACACGCTTGGCAACAGGCGATGCAGTGGCGGATCTCATCCAACCTTCCTTCCATTATCTTTTTGGGAGTTTCGGGGTCGGCCAGCAGCTGCCGACCGAAGGAGATTAAATCCGCTTTCCCTGCGGCCAGTATACTTTCCGCCACTTCGGGATCGTTGATTCGCCCCACGGCAATAACCGGAATGCTCACCGCCGACTTGATACCCTGGGCCAGATCTACAAGGCACCCCCGCGGGAAGTACATAGGTTGAATAATCCACGCTGCCGTTTCATATATGCCTGCGGAAACATGAAGAGCATTGACCCCTTCCTGCTCTAACTTTTTAGCAAAGGTCCGAGTTTCCTCCAGGGTAAGGCCCCCCGGAACCTTTTCGTCGGCGCTCAGACGATAGATAATGGGGTACTCCGGCCCCACTGCCTGGCGCACGGCCCGCACCACTTCCAGGGGAAAGCGCATCCTGTTTTCTAGGGGACCGCCGTACTCGTCCGTCCGTTTATTAGCATAAGGAGAGAGAAATTCATTGATCAGGTAGCCGTGGGCGCCGTGGATCTCAACGGCATCAAAGCCCGCTGCTTTGGCTCTTCTTGCGGCCTGGGCAAAGGCCTGAATAAGAGACGCGATTTCTTCTCTGGTCAATTCTTTAGGTATCTCCCCGATGGTGGCGCAAGGAATAGGGGAGGGAGCTAGCAGGGGCTGTCCCGTAACTTTAGACTTGCTCTGGCGACCTCCATGGTAGAGCTGAATGGCGATCTTTGCTCCGTAGGCGTGTACAGCCTCAACCAACCGGCGCAAGCCCGGGATGAGGCGATCGGAGTAAATGCCCACCTGGTTCTTAAATCCCTTGCCTGAAGGGTGGACATAGGAAGCTTCAACAATGATCAGCCCCACCCCGCCCTTGGCCCGTTCCACGTGGTAGGCCACCAGCCGGTCGGTCACTGAGCCGTCGCTGTAGGCATAATTGGTTACCATGGGGGGCATGACCATTCTGTTCTTAAGCTCTAAATTACCTATGTTAATAGGGCTCGTCAATGCGGTTAATTGTCTCATGGGTATCTCCCCTTCTGTAGTATATACTCAATCCTTACACCCTTTCGCAATTCAAACCATAGCTACAATCCGGGTTAGCTTCTTTTAGTATTTGCACCCGGCCACCAGGAGTATGACAATGCAGTTTCGGATAACCAAGTTCCCTATTCAACGTTCAGAAAAAGTTGTGAAGTGCGTCATGTTATCCCCCTTTCTTATTTGTGCTTGTTGCCACAATCTCTAACAACTATATTCGCCATTGCCCTTAATTTTCCTCCTGGCCTACCCGCGGCTGGAGCCGGTCATAAACCTCGTTTTTCCGGGAAACGCTACGTTGATATAAAGGGGTGGGCCAGCCTTGCCTTTTAAGTGTGGCTTTTTAGCCTGTCTTGGACAGAGGGGAAAAGATGAAGATCAGTATGGGGGAAAAACAAGCCTGCGGTAAAATGGGACATAAATCGCGGGCTGTTATTCATCTCTACATAAGTAACGCGTCGAGCTATTTCTTCTACTTCCTGGCCTTTTCTAAGATCAGTAAGGATTAAACTAGCACCCATCAAAGAGCTGTTGCCTAATGATATAATGTTCTCTCGCGGGAGATCAGGATATAAGCCTACGACGACCGCTGATTCAACATCTAGATGTTCACCAAAGGCTCCGGCAGCATAAAAGTATTTTACATCCTTTAAAGTACATCCCACGCTCTCTAACAAGGTAAACATAATGGCGTTAGCGGCTGCTTTGGTACGTAAAAAGCGTTGAATGTCTGTTGTAGTTAGCTCGATGGGCTTCCCTGTGGCGCTTTCCTCAGCCGGTACAACCACTAAAGAAGCAAGAGGGGCACGTAATTCGCCTCGCTGGGTAATAATCCCGGCCAATAATCCTTGAGCAATAGCATCCACAACACCTGAACCACAAATACCACGTGCCGGCTCGTTTTCAATAGTCTGGTAGGTTATCTTCCCGGTCTGGCTATCTATATACACCTTGTATACGGCACCAGGTTCAGCCCGCATACCACAACTTATAACTCCACCTTCCAGGGCCGGCCCAGCTGCTCCAGCTGCAGCCACTAACCATTCTCGATTACCTAGTACCATTTCTCCGTTAGTCCCAATATCCGCTAAAAGACCAATATCTTCTTGCCGATGCATTCCACTGGCTAAAATACCTGCTAGGATGTCTCCACCCACATAACTACCTACACCAGGTAAAAAGTATACCAGCGCCTGGGGATGTATATAGAGACCTATCTGTTCCGCTGGTATGAAACCCGGAGCATTGACCACAGGAACGTAAGGACTCCGGCAAATATTTGTGGGAGGTAGGCCGAGTAATAAATGGACCATGGTAGTATTACCGCTGATTACCCCAGCAGTAATAGCATGGGGCCTTATATTAGCCCGCCTGGCCAGAAGAGCAATTACCCTATTTATACTAGCCACTGCGTCCTCTTGCAATTCTCTTAATCCTTGGGAGGTGGCTGCATGATGAATTCTGGTAAGAATATCTTCTCCTACTTTGACCTGAGCGTTAAAGGTACTATAAGCAGCGACGAGTCTCCCCACGCCAAGATCCCACAAATACCCTGCTACTGTGGTACTACCCAGGTCCACTGCCACCCCAAAAGGGCCGGAGTAATCAAAACCGGGTTCCACTTCCACCAAGCGGGCGGTAAGTCCTTTCAGTCCCCATCCTGGTGGCCAATAATATCCTACAGTGACTGTTACTTTCCACTCCTGCTGCCGTAATCTGGTAGGAATCTCTTTAAGTAAATCTAGTGGAATCCCTACTGGACAACTGCTCCGTCTTTCCAGCGCCTGGCGTAAACGGTCTGTATCCGCTATATTATCTCCACTACCGGGCGGCCTAAGTTCTAACTGAAATTTCTCTGTTAAAGCCCTCCCCTTAAATTCATATCTTTCTACCATAACAGGGCACCCAGCATTAAGGCTTGATGTAGGCGTAACCCTCAACTTGTTTTCTCGCGATCTCAGTAATTCCGGCTGGAACAACTTTAATGAAAGAAGGAAGGTTCCCTTCATCGATTGCTTGACTCCGCAAAGCATTGCGACAAACCATAAACTCTACTCCCCTCTTTGCTAGTTTCTGCATCTCTTCTAGGAGCAAACCATGGTCAGAGTTGTCAGCAAAAATTGTAACTGCTTCTCCGTTGGCAACTACTTCGATGGCGGCATTCCCTGGCCCAACGTCATTAATAAAATTAGTGATGTTAGTGAAGACCATCTGCCACCGCCTAGCTTCGTTTATATGGAATAAAACCTTAAGGTTCATTCCTCCTCACCTCCCTTAAGGCCTAAGACAGGCCAAAGAGCTCCTCGGCGTTATACCTGGCAATACGCTCTACTATTTCGTGGGGGGCACCTTTGTTCTCTAAATACCGCACAGCCCGGGGAACGCTTAAAGGATCGCAAGCTTTTAAATTGCTATAATCGCTATTCAGCATCCCCCGCCAGAAGTGTTCCAAGTGCTCCAGCAGGATTGGGGGTGTAAGCCCGTCCTGGCGTATAGTTAGGCCGGGAATGGCTCCAAACTCCTCAATCAGGTTAATAATATCCAGATTAGCATGATCAATAACCACCTTATGCGGTGGTATCCCGATAGCAGCCGCAATTTCCAAAGCTTTACCTGTGATTAGTTCCCTCTGCCGGGGAGGAGTATGGATAATCACTGGCACCCCATATTCTTTGGCTATTTTCAGTTGCTCCCGCAAAACCTCTTGTTCACGCTTGTCTCCTTCATGCAAGCCGATCTCGCCTAAACCAATAACACCCGCCCTTTTAAGATAAGTAGGAAGGGCTTCCACTACCCGTGGCCAATCTTCCGGTGTGCCCAGGGGGTGAAGACCAACGGCTACGAAAAGCTTAAGTCCGTTTTGGATAGCGCTCTGCTGGCAGAGGGTAAGCATCTGCTCAAAATGGTCGAAGAGCGTCTCAGCATGTCTAGCTCCGAAAAATATAGAGCATCCGATAATTTTCCTTACTCCTGCTAGAGCCATGTTTTCCAAAGCATCAAAGGGCAACACCGAAACATGGGTATGGGAATCCACCAGGCCCTCCATATTGGTGTCCTCCTTTGCCTTACTCCCGGTCCCTTCTCTTGCTGTAATATATAGTAACAAAAAGCCTTACCCGCGTCTAATCAGTTTAATTTATCTATGATATAAGGGCATCAAGTGCCTGGCCAAAGGTATAACAAAGCCGGGACCTTTTCTTAGGCCTAAGTAGCTATTTATTAGCCCAGTAGCCATCCGGAAAGCATCTTCAGGCTTCTTATCCAGGAATCTTTTTCCCCTCCCCAAGGTTCTCCGAGATAGCGATAGTCGTGCTTCCTTATAAATTCTTTAAGTTCTGATTGCAAGGCTGCCATTTTTTCCAGTTGTACCTGGGCTAAAAGGCGAATACCAGCAGGATCCTCGGCTAAAGATAAGGCCCGGCGAAAATGGGGCCAACATAGACCGGAAGATTTAGAATATAAAGCCGTGATCTGGGGATCCCGCTGAGCCAACTGGAAGTTTAATTCATGCAAAACATTCCCTGTGGTTTCGGCTTCTATCCTGCAAGCCGGGCAAGGTTGGGTACTTTCTAAAACAGCGGCCATTCTAGTTCCGGCTGAAGCTGGGTTACGTTTTCTTAGAAGGAAGTTGTGTATCAAGGGAGAACAGGATTCCAAACCTATATTGAGCGTTTGCCTAACTAACTTAATAGCTTTATCCAGCAATGCTTCATTCAAAATGGCAATACCTAGGCTATATTGGGTAAAATTGGCAAGTTCCCGAGCATGGGCTTGACAAACTCCCCAGGAGGCTTCCAACATTTCCCGTGTTCCTGGATCATTAACCATTTCATATAGAAGCCCTTCTAAATAACGTATCCCTGCTTCCCTTGTGATACGGCAGACGGGGCATCCTGGTTTTACTAAGGCCTCTTTCAATTTAATATACAGAGCAGGAAGGGACATAAAGGCCAGCTCCTCCCCTTAATGCAAGCTTCCGTGTTCCGGAGTCCTTGACATTTAAAAATACTGTTGTTAAATTGTAATTGCGGTGATGGAGTCCACCGATAAAATACCCGTCAAGGGTTGATGACTCCTACCCGAAAGAGGAGGTAGGAGTCTTTTTATTTGGGTTTGGAGGTTTTCCCAATGGAAAACGTGCAAGATCTGTTACCCCTTTTGGAACAAAGTTTAATTTATCTATTGGAACTTGGGCCTGAATACGCCCCTAGATACAAGAATATAGGTGCCTTAAAAGAAAGACTTTTACAAGAGCGGTTCCATTTAGCCATCCTGGGACAATTCAAGCGGGGTAAGAGTACTTTCCTAAACGCTCTCCTCGGAGCCGAACTGCTACCTACCGCTGTTGTCCCTCTAACAGCTATTCCCACTTTTTTACTGTGGGGGCCTGAACCACGTGTCTCTGTATTGTATGAAAAGGGCTCCAAAGAAGAAGCGTCTTTCTTACACGTAGAAGACCTAACTTCTTACCTTGTCCAATTTGTTACTGAGGCAGGCAATCCTCATAATCAAAAAGGAGTGTCTGCTGTAGAGGTATACTATCCTTCTCCCCTCCTTAAGCAGGGGGTGGTGTTAATAGATACGCCCGGTATTGGTTCTACTTTCCAGCATAACACGGAAACCACCCTTAAATTTTTACCCCAGTGTGATGCTGCTGTATTCCTCCTTTCTGCCGACCCACCCCTAACCCAGGCAGAGCTTGAATTTCTGCAGGCAGTACGGTCCCAAATTGCCCACCTCTTCTTCATACTTAACAAGGTAGATTATCTGGATACTCAAGAAATGTCTTCCCTCCTACATTTCGTTAAGAAGGTTTTACAAGAACATGCTGGAATAGAAAAACCTCTTATTTTCTGCGCCTCAGCACGCCAGGGATTAGAAGCTAGAAAATCAAACAATGCTTCCCTCTGGAGCCTAAGCGGTATGGAAGAAATCTCTAGGTATCTCCTGGACTTCCTGGCCCGGGATAAGAAAAAAATCCTGCAAGAAGCCTTAGCCAAAAAAGCCTCGGATATACTGGCAGATACATTGATGCAATTAAATATTACTCTTAAGTCCCTTAAGCTTCCCCTTAGCGAGCTGGACGAGCGCCTGAAACTGTTTGAGCAAAAGCTAAAAGAAGCCGAACAGCAGAAAATCTTAGTAGGAGACCTCTTGGCAGGGGACAGGAGACGGCTTATAGCATTTTTGGAAGAACAAGCTGAGAACTTGCGCCAGAAGGCCCGTGTTCACTTGGAGGGAATCCTCCAAAGCTGTATAGCTCAAACTGGTGATGAGCTTGAGGAAGATAAGATCCGCGAAACTTTAGCCGAGGCCATTCCCCGGTTCTTTGACCATGAGCTAAAAGAAATATCCCGCTCTATGGAAGCACGTATCACCGAGGTGCTACGGCCTTATGAACAGCGTGCTGATGAACTGGTGGAGGCGATCCGCAAAGCGGCTGCCGAGCTTTTTAACCTTCCTTATTATCCTCCCCTTACTTCTGATGCCTTTGAGAAGAAAAACCAACCTTATTGGGTAACTCATAAGTGGGATTCCAGCCTTAGCGGGTTATCGGAAGGTTTAGTTTTCAGGTTATTACCACCTAGAATGCGCCGCGCCAAGCTCACTAAGCGTTTAATGGAGCAAATCGAATCCTTAGTCCTGCACAATGTAGAAAACTTACGTTGGGCTACGCTGCAAAATCTGGAGCATTCCTTCCGTCTTTTTGAAGCTAGATTGAACGAGCGTCTCCAAAGTACCATTTCGGCAACTCACGGAGCAATTCAATCAGCTCGGGCCAAGCGGCAGGAACAAGCAGAGAATTTAGCCCAGGAGATGGCTACCCTCCAATCCAGCATCAAAAAACTCCAGGAAATAAGGACTCAATTGCTGGACGCCTTCATAGGTCAATATGAGCAAATAGGCTAGAGGAGGCTCTTCTGCACTTTTATAAGAGAGCCTCCCCGCCGGGTCTAACTTTTACCTTTAACTATCAAAACAGGGCATTTAGCCAGCCTAACTACAGCTTCGGAAACACTACCTAGAAGAAAACGCTTAATGCCGCTTAAACCCCGGGCCCCCAGGATAATCAAATCATAGCCTTCCTCTTCGGCCAGACGAGCTAGCGTATCAGCCGGGTGGCCAGGTACCACTCTGGTAGTCATGGCGATTCCTTCCTGAGTAGCTAGCGTTTTAGCCTCTTCTAAAGCTTTCTCAAAGAATCTGCGGGCATCTTCCAAGACTCCGTTTACTTCATCCCGGCTATCTGCAAAGTCGGGTATATGGGCAATGGACACAGCCGTAACCTCTGCCCCATACTTCTTGGCTAGATCTAAGGCTATCATTAAAGCTTTCCTAGCGTAGGGGGAGCCGTCATAACCTAGAAGTATCTTGTTAAACACCCTCTATCCCTTCCTTTCCTGGGGTATCATGGCTAAGGATTGCTTTTTGCTTACGGCCGCCTGTACTAGCTCAGGCCGGAAAAAGGTTTGGGCAATTAATGTAGGTACTACAGCGCTAAGAATTACCGTGGTAACTAAAATCGTATATTGTTCCTGATTAATAAACCCGTGAGTCAGGCCAAAGAGGGAAGAAATAGTACCAAAGGTAAGCCCTGTAGACATAAGCAAGGTAGTATACATCCCCTCCCGGGAAGAAAACCGGAAAAGGCGCGTTACAGGCCAGACACCAATAAATTTGCTCACCATTTTTACTACCAGAGCTACCATAATAATGCCAGCACTAGCCCATACGGCCGGGAGAGAAACATAAAGCCCGGCTTTCAAGAAGTAAAAAGGGGTCAAAAAGGAAAAGGCAATAGTTCGCATCCGCAAGGTTAAATTCTTTTCCTCCAAGAAAAAGCCGGCCATGGCTAGCCCCAAGAGATAAGCAGGTAAGACTGCTTCGCTCCCGGCCAAGGAAGCCAGCCCTCCTAAAAGAAATAGCAGGAAGAACAAGTATTTTACCTCTAGCTGGCTTACCCGGTTACCATAACGTTGAACAAACCAGGGGGTAAAACGCGGTGTAATAGATAAAACTGCCGCCGTTACCGCCAGGAACAGCAACATCCAGGCATTGAAGTTGGCAAACAAGATGCCGAGGGCTACCACAGTTCCTAAATCGGTTATAAAGCAAGCCGCCAGGATAATCCGGCCTAGCTCACTCTCATTTAAGCCGGTTTCCACCATAACAGCGTATACTACAGCTACAGAGGTGGTAGAGAGGGCAATACCGGCAATCTGCGCTGCCCGGAGATCCCAACCAAGACTATAATAGGCATAGAGAAAGGCACCTATAAAGGGTAATAGAAAAGATAACAAACCTATGGATAGGCTTTCCTTAAACTTGGTTTTTAAAACTACCGGATCTACTTCCGCTCCGGCCAGAAAAGTGAGCAAAATACTCCCTGCTCCTGCTAAATAATTTACCCAAGTCTCAGTGTGCAGGCCTAAAAAGTTTCCCGCTAACACACCTACTATAATCTCTACCAGAGAAATAGAAATCCCCGTCCAACCTGCCAGCAGCGCACCGGCTAAACTTAAGGCCACCCAGATAGAGGCTGTCAACCACAAGTTTTCCATAAAGTTTTACCTCCCTCCTTTGCAATATAAAAAATAGAAGGCTCCTACCGTATCTTTGACTTATGATTACGGTAGGAGCCATTAGCTCAAACCTGAGCATTAGGCGAGCTCCATCGCCACTTTTATATTCTGAGGTTATTCCATAAGAAAATCAAGGCCGATTTTGCTGCAAAATCTTGTTTGAGGGGTTATGATATGAGGTTTTCAGCCATTAACATATGCATATACGCGCTCCAAAATTTCTTCCAGGGTTACCACAATCAACACGTTTCCGGCACGAAGCAGGATTTCGGCTGCTTGACCGGCCCACCATCCGACGGTTATACTGAAGGTAAATGAAAGGGAGTGGCACCTATGACTGAAGAAGCAAAAAAAGAAGAATTTCATAGGGTTAGCCCTTGGGATGTGCTGATCTGGAAGCTAGATTCCTTAGAAAAATATGTCCAACGTGAAATCAGCGACCTGCGCCGGGAAATGGGGGATCTGCGCCGGGAAATGGGGGATCTGCGCCAAGAAATTGTCGAACTCCGGCGCGAAGTACGCGAAGAGATGAAAGGGACGCGTCAGAGCTATGCTGTACTAGAATGGACGGCAATATTGGGTTTTGTGGCCATTATCGTGACTATTTTTGCTACCAAGTTCCTGTAAGTATCCCTGTTTTTACTGGCTTACTGGGACGGGATTTGCGGCTGGGTAAAGGACGGAGGTTGCGGGTTATGCAGGGAGGAACCTACATAGTTGCCGGGGGTGGAGAGGTTAAAAAAGAGCCGGGCGTCCTTGTCCACACCCCAATTTTGGGTGGAGCCAGTGCCTTGGATCTTCTGGAAGCATTCCCTGAACATGGTGTTGTGCGCTTCTTCCCTGTTCAGGAGGAAATCGATCATCTGTCGCACATATCGATCTGCAATTTGCCGGTACAGATATTCATAAACAACCTTGGCACGTTGTTCAGCAGCGATATTGGAAAGCAGGTCTGCAGGCAGGTCACCGGTGGCTTCAATGTAAGACGCAGTCCACACCTGGCCTGAAGCGTTACTGTAAAAGGGATTAAGTCCAGTTGTCACATGAGCCTGAACATTGCCGACGGTGGCGTTCATGGCCTGAGGTTCATGGCCATTCAAAAGGTTGACTGCCGTACATACCATTTCCAGGTGACTGAGCTCCTCTGCAGCGATATCAAGGAAAATATCCTTGATAGCCGGGTCTTGAATGCGAAAACTTTGGGCCAGGTATTGTAACCCAGCTTTCAGCTCCCCGTGAGGGCCTCCAATCTGCTCCTGCAATAGCACCGCGTAGTTTGGGTTCGGCCGTTCCACACGCACCATTTGTAGCAGGTTCTTATCGTGCTTAAACATGCTATTCCTCCTTTATCTATAGCCTATTATTCCATGTTGAGCTTCATGATATGTATCTAGTTGAGCGGTAATAGATAAAATGCTTGTCTAGGTCTTAAGCAGTTGAGCAGGGAGGGCTTTATATCAATTTTATTTTAAAGCCCTGGTAGCATTGAAAATAGCTACCAGCGTTATACCTACGTCGGCAAAAACCGCCTCCCAGATGGTGGCTACGCCCAAGGTGCCTAAAACGAAGAAAAGGGCTTTGACGCCTAGAGCGAGGATTATATTCTGCCTTACTATACGAATTGTCCAGCGGGCAATGGTAATGGCAGTGACTAGTTTGGAGGGAGCATCCTCCATCAATACTACGTCCGCGGCCTGGAGGGTAGCGTCACTCCCTAATCCTCCCATAGCTACTCCTACATCCGCCCTCATTATAACAGGAGCGTCGTTAAGTCCATCGCCCACAAAGGCTATCTTTTGTTTATCTGGGTTAAGTAGGGCAGCCTGGAGCTCTTCCACCTTCTTCACTTTGCCTTCTGGAAGAAGTTCAGCAAAGTAGGCATCCAAACCCAGCTTTTGGGCTACCAGCCGGGCCACGCGCTCCTGGTCACCAGTCAAGAGGATTATTCTTTGTACCCCCAGTTCCTTAAGCTTAAATATAGCCTCCTTAGCATCAGGCCTTATCTCGTCAGAGATGATTATATAACCAGCATAGACCCCATCCAGGACTACATGGATACCGGTCCCCTCTTCTATATTACATATTTCATGGGGTATACCCTCCCGGTGCAGCAGGCGATCGTTTCCAGCCAGGACCCTCCTGCCTTCTACCACAGCGCTGATACCATGGCCAGGGATTTCCTGAAAGTCTTTAACCTCTTCCAGAGGGATTTCTTTTCCGTAAGCCTCACGGATGGATTGTGCAATGGGGTGGGTAGAATAAACTTCTGCCGAAGCTGCGGCCGCCAGAACTTCTTCCTCCCTAAAACCATTGTATGGTACCACCTTTGTTACCCGGAAAACTCCCCGCGTCAGAGTTCCAGTTTTATCAAAAACTACTGTATGCAGGCGAGCTAAGGCCTCTAGAAAGCTTGCCCCCTTCACCAAGATACCCCGGCGAGAGGCTCCGCCTAGGCCACCGAAGTAACTCAAAGGGACGGAGACCACCAAGGCGCAGGGGCAGGAGATTACCAGTAGCACTAGGGCCCGGTAAACCCACTCTTTTAGGCTAGCTTCGGGAAAGATAAGAGGAGGTAAGAAAGCCACTACTAAGGCCCCCAAAACCACCGCTGGGGTATAATAACGGGAGAAGGTGGTGATAAGTTGCTCGGTAGGCGCTTTGCGTTCTGCGGCGTTTTGCACCAGCTCTAGAATGCGCGCTACAGAGGATTGTTCAAAGGGCTTGGTCACTTTTATTATGAGCAGCCCTTGGCCGTTGATCATCCCGGCCAAAATCTGGTCTCCCTTTTCTACCTTACGGGGCACAGATTCTCCAGTTAAGGCTGAAGTATCCACGAAAGAAATCCCTTCCACAACCTCACCGTCCAGGGGTACTTTTTCACCTGGCTTTACTACAATAAGTTGGCCCACTTCTACTTCCTCCGGCCGTACCTTCTTTATTTCCCCATCTAACTTCAGGTTGGCATAA harbors:
- a CDS encoding cation:proton antiporter, which encodes MENLWLTASIWVALSLAGALLAGWTGISISLVEIIVGVLAGNFLGLHTETWVNYLAGAGSILLTFLAGAEVDPVVLKTKFKESLSIGLLSFLLPFIGAFLYAYYSLGWDLRAAQIAGIALSTTSVAVVYAVMVETGLNESELGRIILAACFITDLGTVVALGILFANFNAWMLLFLAVTAAVLSITPRFTPWFVQRYGNRVSQLEVKYLFFLLFLLGGLASLAGSEAVLPAYLLGLAMAGFFLEEKNLTLRMRTIAFSFLTPFYFLKAGLYVSLPAVWASAGIIMVALVVKMVSKFIGVWPVTRLFRFSSREGMYTTLLMSTGLTFGTISSLFGLTHGFINQEQYTILVTTVILSAVVPTLIAQTFFRPELVQAAVSKKQSLAMIPQERKG
- a CDS encoding universal stress protein, translated to MFNKILLGYDGSPYARKALMIALDLAKKYGAEVTAVSIAHIPDFADSRDEVNGVLEDARRFFEKALEEAKTLATQEGIAMTTRVVPGHPADTLARLAEEEGYDLIILGARGLSGIKRFLLGSVSEAVVRLAKCPVLIVKGKS
- a CDS encoding DUF6062 family protein, whose protein sequence is MSLPALYIKLKEALVKPGCPVCRITREAGIRYLEGLLYEMVNDPGTREMLEASWGVCQAHARELANFTQYSLGIAILNEALLDKAIKLVRQTLNIGLESCSPLIHNFLLRKRNPASAGTRMAAVLESTQPCPACRIEAETTGNVLHELNFQLAQRDPQITALYSKSSGLCWPHFRRALSLAEDPAGIRLLAQVQLEKMAALQSELKEFIRKHDYRYLGEPWGGEKDSWIRSLKMLSGWLLG
- a CDS encoding manganese catalase family protein → MFKHDKNLLQMVRVERPNPNYAVLLQEQIGGPHGELKAGLQYLAQSFRIQDPAIKDIFLDIAAEELSHLEMVCTAVNLLNGHEPQAMNATVGNVQAHVTTGLNPFYSNASGQVWTASYIEATGDLPADLLSNIAAEQRAKVVYEYLYRQIADRYVRQMIDFLLNREEAHNTMFRECFQKIQGTGSTQNWGVDKDARLFFNLSTPGNYVGSSLHNPQPPSFTQPQIPSQ
- a CDS encoding dynamin family protein; amino-acid sequence: MENVQDLLPLLEQSLIYLLELGPEYAPRYKNIGALKERLLQERFHLAILGQFKRGKSTFLNALLGAELLPTAVVPLTAIPTFLLWGPEPRVSVLYEKGSKEEASFLHVEDLTSYLVQFVTEAGNPHNQKGVSAVEVYYPSPLLKQGVVLIDTPGIGSTFQHNTETTLKFLPQCDAAVFLLSADPPLTQAELEFLQAVRSQIAHLFFILNKVDYLDTQEMSSLLHFVKKVLQEHAGIEKPLIFCASARQGLEARKSNNASLWSLSGMEEISRYLLDFLARDKKKILQEALAKKASDILADTLMQLNITLKSLKLPLSELDERLKLFEQKLKEAEQQKILVGDLLAGDRRRLIAFLEEQAENLRQKARVHLEGILQSCIAQTGDELEEDKIRETLAEAIPRFFDHELKEISRSMEARITEVLRPYEQRADELVEAIRKAAAELFNLPYYPPLTSDAFEKKNQPYWVTHKWDSSLSGLSEGLVFRLLPPRMRRAKLTKRLMEQIESLVLHNVENLRWATLQNLEHSFRLFEARLNERLQSTISATHGAIQSARAKRQEQAENLAQEMATLQSSIKKLQEIRTQLLDAFIGQYEQIG